Proteins encoded in a region of the Novibacillus thermophilus genome:
- a CDS encoding LCP family protein: MLVGIFVFGAYILYNVLGAFSDTQYELARGDKSDKREQAVNTDDPVSLLIMGIDERPDKQDVGRPDVLMVVTVNPEDKSAKILSIPRDTLTYIPAIGKEDKINHAYSLAEVQQPGTGIESTITTVEELLDIPIDYFAKINFDGFVEIIDTLGGVDVNVERAFKQKAFDGGEEIYFEEGPAHLNGKEALAYVRMRKEWGGDAGRNERQREVLAQLMQKGASFSSLTKIDDIIESLGRNVDMNVSGGELLAFSRKYGSIPKENIESLTLEGTDVMRDRSYFILEEGEAERVGNILKAHLNLPTTSTVNTGAES; encoded by the coding sequence ATGTTGGTGGGCATTTTCGTATTCGGAGCTTACATTCTGTACAACGTCCTCGGTGCTTTTTCCGACACGCAGTACGAACTGGCCAGAGGCGATAAGTCAGACAAGCGGGAACAGGCCGTCAATACAGACGACCCCGTCTCACTGCTGATCATGGGGATCGACGAACGCCCTGATAAACAAGACGTCGGACGCCCCGATGTGTTAATGGTCGTCACAGTCAACCCGGAAGACAAGTCAGCCAAAATACTCAGCATTCCGCGGGATACGTTAACGTACATCCCCGCCATCGGCAAAGAGGACAAAATAAACCACGCCTATTCCCTCGCCGAAGTGCAACAACCCGGGACCGGTATCGAAAGCACCATCACGACTGTGGAAGAACTGCTCGACATTCCCATCGACTACTTTGCTAAAATTAACTTTGACGGATTTGTCGAAATTATTGACACGTTAGGCGGCGTCGACGTCAACGTTGAGCGGGCGTTTAAGCAGAAAGCTTTTGACGGGGGAGAAGAAATTTACTTTGAAGAAGGGCCGGCCCACCTGAACGGCAAAGAAGCCCTCGCTTACGTGCGCATGCGCAAGGAGTGGGGCGGAGACGCCGGACGCAACGAACGGCAGCGCGAAGTGCTCGCCCAACTGATGCAAAAAGGCGCCAGTTTCTCCAGTTTGACAAAAATTGACGACATCATCGAGAGCCTCGGCCGCAACGTCGACATGAACGTGAGCGGCGGCGAACTGTTAGCCTTCTCGCGCAAATACGGCAGTATTCCGAAAGAGAACATCGAATCCTTAACGCTGGAAGGTACAGACGTTATGCGGGACAGGTCGTACTTCATTTTGGAAGAAGGCGAGGCAGAGCGAGTCGGCAACATTTTAAAAGCGCACTTAAACCTTCCAACGACATCCACCGTCAACACCGGGGCTGAATCTTAG
- a CDS encoding O-antigen ligase family protein, with protein MTHIRAEGVWQNPLFAALLVCTVLSPVLPGVWLGFIALWAWGKYRWQLLEGDLVTVTLLGLASVALVATLVHQTPWGFVAILFLTVYVVVYSWMKKSLTVAHFRTGLTLTAVTGTGIVAVMLIDRLGGFDFLPSSLAYFFGLESWKPTESIRSTGTSGNANLAAGLLVCLALVCFYKIVAAGRSLKQRLFWAGIFAVYALGFDLTGTRMAWIALGAGMAVQLWFLYGSFFKHWLKSFHFSHVLLLIALPGLLLLLGKEWLPREASFDTDLFLRLQIWERSLDIFYDNWLFGVLPLHFGEVFMEYFGQYEYHAHNLWIGIAVDFGLIGFTLFTLLLVTGLIRGVQWIHWANSRREKELAIVLMSLVMAFLGQGLADYTILVPQTGWLFLLSLGFIHIRWMQLAPLKQPKIEKRKLSHSPRAVH; from the coding sequence GTGACTCACATTCGTGCTGAGGGTGTATGGCAGAACCCTTTGTTTGCTGCTTTATTAGTGTGTACCGTCCTTTCACCGGTTTTGCCCGGCGTGTGGCTCGGGTTCATCGCCTTGTGGGCTTGGGGAAAGTACAGGTGGCAGTTGCTGGAAGGGGATCTCGTCACTGTCACACTGCTCGGGCTCGCTTCAGTGGCATTAGTGGCGACACTCGTTCACCAAACGCCGTGGGGGTTTGTCGCCATCCTCTTTCTCACCGTTTACGTGGTAGTTTACAGCTGGATGAAGAAAAGTTTGACGGTGGCCCACTTTCGGACTGGGCTGACGTTGACGGCTGTGACCGGAACCGGCATCGTAGCCGTGATGCTCATAGACCGCCTGGGCGGCTTCGACTTTTTGCCTTCGTCCCTCGCTTACTTCTTTGGCTTGGAGTCGTGGAAGCCGACAGAATCTATCCGCAGTACGGGAACGTCTGGCAACGCCAACCTGGCAGCGGGACTGTTGGTCTGCTTGGCCCTCGTCTGTTTCTACAAGATCGTAGCAGCGGGCCGTTCGTTGAAGCAGCGGCTGTTTTGGGCGGGGATTTTCGCCGTGTACGCGCTCGGATTCGATCTCACGGGAACGCGCATGGCCTGGATTGCTCTCGGCGCAGGGATGGCCGTCCAGCTCTGGTTTTTGTACGGCTCTTTCTTCAAACACTGGCTCAAGAGTTTTCACTTTTCACACGTGTTGCTGCTCATCGCCTTACCGGGCTTACTGTTGCTCTTGGGTAAAGAGTGGCTTCCGAGGGAAGCGAGTTTTGACACAGACCTGTTTTTGCGGTTGCAAATATGGGAGCGGTCGCTGGACATCTTTTACGACAACTGGTTGTTCGGAGTGCTGCCGCTTCACTTCGGCGAAGTGTTCATGGAGTATTTCGGACAGTACGAGTATCACGCCCACAACTTGTGGATTGGCATCGCCGTCGACTTTGGGCTGATCGGGTTTACACTGTTCACGCTGTTGCTCGTGACCGGCCTCATCCGGGGAGTACAGTGGATTCACTGGGCAAACAGCCGTCGCGAGAAAGAGTTGGCCATTGTGCTCATGTCTCTCGTCATGGCCTTTCTCGGCCAGGGTCTGGCCGACTACACGATTCTCGTCCCTCAGACGGGGTGGCTGTTCCTTCTCTCCCTCGGCTTTATTCACATCCGCTGGATGCAGCTCGCGCCTTTGAAGCAACCGAAAATAGAAAAGCGGAAGCTATCCCACTCTCCGCGTGCCGTTCATTAG
- a CDS encoding YigZ family protein, with protein MPYKTVAAYATDEITIEKSRFIAHVYPAPDEETAKGHIHTVSKKHWDATHNCYAYVIGENGYIQKANDDGEPSGTAGVPILETIKKNGLTDTLVIVTRYFGGIKLGAGGLVRAYTRSASQGLRQAQLVQREKHLFYELNMDYAMWNKVEQQLNKVCFFHDKTFTDKVTVLISVREQNKASLTSFFQKWGSHVIQYKKVKEDWVAVPL; from the coding sequence TTGCCTTACAAAACCGTTGCAGCTTACGCTACCGACGAGATCACAATCGAGAAATCCCGTTTTATCGCCCACGTCTACCCAGCTCCTGACGAGGAGACAGCCAAAGGCCACATTCACACTGTATCCAAAAAGCACTGGGACGCCACGCACAACTGCTACGCCTATGTCATCGGGGAAAACGGATACATCCAGAAGGCGAACGACGACGGAGAACCGAGCGGGACTGCCGGGGTCCCTATTTTGGAGACAATCAAGAAAAACGGCCTTACAGACACATTGGTGATCGTCACTCGCTACTTTGGAGGAATTAAGCTGGGAGCGGGAGGGTTGGTCCGGGCTTATACGCGATCTGCAAGCCAAGGCCTTCGGCAAGCTCAACTGGTACAGCGCGAAAAACACCTTTTTTATGAACTAAACATGGATTACGCGATGTGGAACAAAGTAGAGCAACAACTTAACAAAGTTTGTTTCTTCCACGACAAGACGTTTACGGATAAAGTCACCGTCTTAATTTCTGTCCGCGAACAAAACAAGGCTAGCCTCACGTCATTCTTTCAAAAATGGGGAAGCCATGTTATTCAATACAAGAAGGTAAAAGAAGACTGGGTTGCCGTTCCATTATAG
- a CDS encoding sensor histidine kinase, translating to MKNVRNSRKIDIALLDKVIENTVEAVERSKSQIFEIAEMARKEEEALYQKLQQVEAEVRHVIREVDRLEVQYRISRQRLAEVSRYFNTYTEEDIRKAYESANEKQLNLFVAREREANLRNQRNELQQRLKNIAKTIERADSLAAQVGVVLDFLTGDLNQLGAELEKAQHRQMIGLKIIQAQEEERKRVAREIHDGPAQMMAHVVMLSEIAERLLQKDVEQARRELHDLKETVRSSLSEVRKIIFDLRPMVLDDLGLLPTLRKYLENFKQRYRVMYELIVLGKEKRLAPPMEVALFRLIQEALSNVGKHAKASEVVVRLEFQPRGVTVSIRDDGVGFEYPPEEQSENQFGLIGMRERVEMLEGKMEIRTSLGAGTHVKFNIPMDGGKHHAG from the coding sequence GTGAAAAATGTGCGAAATAGCCGGAAAATCGATATTGCTCTTTTAGACAAAGTGATTGAAAATACAGTTGAGGCTGTGGAGCGGAGCAAGTCTCAAATTTTTGAAATAGCCGAAATGGCTCGTAAAGAAGAAGAAGCCCTTTATCAGAAACTTCAGCAAGTGGAAGCAGAAGTGAGGCACGTCATTCGCGAAGTGGACAGGTTGGAGGTGCAGTATCGCATATCCCGCCAACGTTTGGCGGAAGTGAGCCGCTATTTCAATACATACACGGAAGAAGATATACGTAAAGCGTATGAAAGCGCAAATGAGAAACAGCTGAATTTGTTTGTGGCGCGTGAGCGGGAAGCGAATTTGCGCAACCAGCGCAACGAGCTGCAACAAAGGCTGAAGAACATTGCGAAAACGATTGAACGAGCCGACAGTCTGGCCGCGCAAGTCGGGGTCGTGCTAGATTTTCTGACGGGAGACTTAAATCAGTTAGGTGCAGAATTGGAGAAGGCGCAGCACCGGCAGATGATCGGTTTAAAAATTATACAGGCGCAAGAGGAGGAGCGCAAGCGGGTGGCCCGGGAAATTCACGACGGCCCCGCGCAAATGATGGCGCACGTCGTCATGCTTTCTGAAATTGCAGAGCGGCTGCTGCAGAAAGATGTGGAACAGGCGCGCCGTGAACTGCATGATTTAAAGGAAACCGTGCGTTCCAGTTTGTCGGAAGTGCGTAAAATTATTTTTGACTTACGCCCGATGGTGCTGGATGATCTCGGATTGTTACCGACGCTGCGCAAATACTTAGAAAATTTTAAACAAAGGTACAGGGTCATGTATGAGTTAATTGTTCTAGGAAAAGAAAAGCGTCTCGCCCCTCCGATGGAGGTGGCTTTGTTCCGGCTGATCCAGGAAGCGTTGAGCAATGTGGGGAAGCACGCCAAGGCGTCTGAAGTGGTGGTTCGCCTCGAATTTCAGCCGCGGGGCGTCACGGTCAGCATTCGGGACGACGGTGTCGGTTTTGAATATCCACCGGAAGAACAGAGCGAAAATCAGTTCGGTTTAATCGGCATGAGGGAACGCGTCGAGATGTTAGAAGGAAAGATGGAGATCCGCACATCCCTTGGAGCGGGCACACATGTGAAATTTAACATTCCGATGGACGGGGGGAAACATCATGCTGGGTAA
- a CDS encoding LCP family protein: MRNRGKKALRATGVLVFASIVAAVAFAQWMDTGNPGHSTNDIAQTENARPQPSGISQGDKAGHDTVDRLPKAERDKDSLSPPPLNKNLKRPLAFLVVGIDERRHDSGRTDTIIVFTANPDNRTIKMMSIPRDTKTALADVSHHVYDKINHAYSRGKGLESTKKTVEQFLGIPIDYTVSINMRGFEQLVDTFGGVDVNVPRDFTVEGHHYTKGPMTLDGRAALYYVRERKNSNDFDRNLRQQQVLRSLIDKSSRFSTVTKIDDILKIVGRNVKTNLTPWQLYQLQRLYGNVTDDDIERLELTGTDEWSDAYYFIVNESSKNRAVETLRAHLELNRTKATFY, translated from the coding sequence ATGCGAAACCGTGGGAAAAAAGCCCTGCGCGCGACGGGAGTCCTCGTATTCGCCTCAATTGTGGCCGCTGTCGCTTTTGCGCAGTGGATGGATACCGGAAACCCGGGCCATTCGACGAACGACATCGCACAAACGGAGAACGCTCGCCCCCAACCGTCGGGCATCTCCCAGGGGGACAAGGCCGGTCACGACACAGTCGACAGACTACCGAAAGCCGAACGGGATAAGGACTCACTCTCTCCTCCGCCGTTGAACAAAAACCTGAAACGGCCCCTCGCGTTCCTCGTTGTCGGGATCGACGAACGCCGACACGACAGCGGGCGAACCGACACGATTATCGTGTTCACCGCCAACCCCGACAATCGCACGATCAAAATGATGAGCATCCCGCGGGATACAAAGACCGCCCTGGCGGACGTCTCCCACCATGTGTACGACAAAATCAACCACGCCTATTCCCGCGGGAAAGGTCTGGAATCGACGAAAAAAACAGTGGAACAGTTTCTCGGCATCCCTATCGACTACACGGTGAGCATTAACATGAGGGGGTTCGAACAGTTAGTCGACACATTCGGCGGGGTCGACGTGAACGTTCCCCGCGACTTCACTGTTGAGGGGCACCACTACACGAAAGGACCGATGACTTTGGACGGTCGAGCCGCCCTCTACTACGTGCGCGAGCGCAAAAACAGCAACGACTTCGACCGCAACTTGCGACAACAGCAAGTGCTCAGGTCGCTCATCGACAAATCGTCCCGTTTCTCCACGGTAACAAAGATCGACGACATCTTGAAAATTGTCGGCCGTAACGTGAAGACGAATTTGACACCGTGGCAACTTTACCAGCTGCAGCGCCTGTACGGCAACGTCACAGACGACGACATCGAACGACTGGAACTGACAGGAACCGACGAATGGTCAGACGCTTACTACTTCATCGTCAATGAATCCAGCAAAAACAGAGCCGTTGAAACATTACGCGCCCATTTAGAGTTAAATCGTACAAAAGCAACTTTCTACTAA
- a CDS encoding response regulator: MLGNEKAEKTRVVLADDHQLFREGVKRILDLEEDMEVVAECSDGEEVTAVCRELQPDVVLMDINMPNVNGVEATQCLRDSCPNTRVIVLSIHDDEAYVFETLRLGAFGYLLKDMEAEDLIEAVRMVASGNAYIHPKVTGKLIEEFRRLSEQEGVLDDLHSANMNEGWRGLLTRREMEVLKLMAEGRSNRAIGEYLFISEKTVKNHVSSVLQKMNVQDRTQAVITAIKSGWVKVK, encoded by the coding sequence ATGCTGGGTAATGAAAAGGCAGAGAAAACAAGAGTCGTTTTGGCGGACGACCACCAGTTGTTTCGAGAGGGAGTGAAACGAATCCTCGATTTGGAGGAAGATATGGAAGTGGTGGCAGAGTGTTCGGACGGGGAGGAAGTAACCGCAGTCTGCCGCGAATTACAACCTGACGTCGTCCTCATGGACATCAATATGCCCAATGTGAACGGAGTGGAAGCGACCCAGTGTTTGCGGGATTCGTGTCCGAACACGCGCGTCATCGTCCTCTCGATTCACGACGATGAAGCGTACGTGTTTGAAACCCTTCGACTGGGTGCGTTCGGGTATTTGTTAAAAGACATGGAAGCAGAGGACTTGATTGAAGCCGTGCGGATGGTCGCTTCGGGAAACGCATACATCCATCCGAAAGTGACCGGCAAATTGATCGAAGAGTTCCGGCGGTTAAGTGAGCAAGAAGGAGTGCTAGACGACCTGCATTCTGCCAACATGAACGAAGGGTGGCGAGGGTTGTTGACTCGCCGGGAGATGGAGGTACTAAAGCTGATGGCTGAAGGGCGCAGCAACCGGGCCATTGGCGAGTACTTGTTCATCAGTGAAAAGACGGTGAAAAACCACGTGAGCAGTGTTCTGCAAAAAATGAACGTGCAAGACCGGACGCAAGCCGTCATCACGGCCATTAAGAGCGGCTGGGTTAAAGTCAAATAA
- a CDS encoding DEAD/DEAH box helicase, translated as MTAWLYRVEGRWCVSLALETDVAYWREKGVDVTEGWRYRSVAQAMCEREALEKGKRRERGWMHVGFARGGVGGENVPVGLGAAMERGSLKKSAELWREWRPLLGGRSLLLSEVRRVLAIRWKGDDLSQQRILRVLQVGVLKGEVFLRSAVRTIGGQANWRCERCHAGRSRLVQTACARCGGTCYYCDECLLLGRSRACEPLLQIPMPAREEENTVQEAAGRERASSRNGTQAGTMSLTPAQRRAAERALAFVRDGKEPVLLLWAVTGAGKTEMTFAAVSHVLNRQGRVAVATPRKDVVNELTPRFRHAFPAVRIVKLHGESGETWLDGELVIATTHQLLRWYRTFDLIVVDEVDAFPYRHNESLQAGVRRALKETGQQLWLTATPPRSWQTAFRQGKLPGVTIPVRHHGHPLPEPYITLERRLWEKVLKKRQITALDQFLAHVQRVGGQAYLFVPSLSHVTPVLHWLSAHAPELRAAGVSSRDREREKKVQDFRDGEYDCLVTTTVLERGVTVSNAHVAILQADHPIWDEAALVQMSGRCGRSSSFPSGHVFWIAQEASREQSRALKHIRRMNREAWENGWLKAKDGR; from the coding sequence ATGACTGCCTGGTTGTACCGTGTCGAAGGGCGGTGGTGTGTCAGTCTCGCGCTCGAAACCGACGTGGCGTACTGGCGAGAGAAAGGGGTCGACGTGACGGAGGGATGGCGTTACAGATCCGTGGCGCAGGCGATGTGTGAGCGGGAGGCTTTGGAGAAAGGAAAAAGGCGGGAAAGAGGGTGGATGCACGTGGGCTTTGCGAGAGGCGGAGTCGGGGGAGAAAACGTGCCAGTCGGATTAGGCGCAGCGATGGAGAGAGGGAGCTTAAAGAAGAGTGCCGAGCTGTGGCGTGAATGGCGTCCCCTCTTGGGCGGCCGATCACTCCTCTTGAGTGAGGTACGGCGAGTCCTCGCAATCCGCTGGAAAGGGGATGACCTTTCGCAGCAGAGGATACTGCGTGTGCTGCAAGTGGGTGTGCTGAAGGGGGAGGTGTTCCTCCGTTCGGCGGTTCGCACGATAGGCGGACAAGCGAACTGGAGATGTGAACGCTGTCACGCAGGTCGGAGTCGCTTAGTTCAAACGGCTTGCGCCCGGTGCGGCGGCACGTGTTACTACTGTGACGAATGTTTGTTGCTCGGAAGGAGCCGTGCCTGTGAGCCGCTGTTGCAAATTCCCATGCCTGCACGGGAGGAGGAGAACACTGTACAGGAAGCAGCTGGAAGGGAAAGGGCGTCCAGTCGAAACGGGACTCAGGCCGGGACCATGTCGTTGACTCCCGCCCAAAGGCGGGCGGCGGAGCGGGCCTTGGCGTTTGTCCGAGACGGGAAGGAACCGGTACTGCTCTTGTGGGCGGTGACCGGGGCGGGGAAGACGGAGATGACGTTTGCCGCGGTTTCGCACGTGCTGAACAGGCAGGGGCGTGTCGCCGTCGCCACTCCGCGCAAAGATGTCGTCAACGAATTAACGCCTCGCTTTCGACACGCTTTTCCCGCTGTCCGCATCGTGAAGCTGCACGGAGAGAGCGGCGAGACGTGGCTGGACGGCGAGTTGGTGATCGCGACGACACATCAGCTGCTCAGGTGGTACCGGACGTTTGACTTGATCGTCGTCGATGAGGTAGACGCGTTTCCTTACAGGCACAATGAGTCACTGCAAGCGGGCGTTCGTCGCGCGCTAAAAGAAACCGGCCAACAGCTGTGGCTGACGGCGACGCCGCCGCGGAGCTGGCAGACGGCGTTTCGACAGGGTAAATTGCCGGGAGTCACGATTCCGGTACGCCATCACGGCCACCCACTTCCGGAGCCGTACATCACCTTGGAGCGGCGCTTGTGGGAGAAGGTTCTAAAGAAGCGGCAGATAACCGCTCTCGATCAATTTTTGGCTCACGTGCAGCGTGTAGGTGGTCAAGCCTATCTGTTTGTCCCCAGTTTGTCTCATGTCACCCCGGTGTTACACTGGTTGAGCGCGCACGCGCCGGAACTGCGTGCGGCAGGAGTTTCCAGCCGTGACCGCGAACGGGAAAAGAAAGTCCAAGACTTTCGCGACGGCGAGTACGACTGTTTGGTGACGACGACCGTATTGGAACGGGGGGTGACCGTCTCCAATGCCCACGTCGCCATCCTGCAGGCGGACCACCCGATATGGGACGAAGCGGCACTCGTCCAAATGTCGGGCCGGTGTGGCCGATCTTCTTCGTTTCCGAGTGGGCACGTATTTTGGATCGCGCAGGAAGCCTCCCGGGAACAGAGTCGCGCGTTGAAACATATCCGCCGCATGAATCGAGAGGCGTGGGAGAACGGTTGGCTTAAAGCGAAAGACGGGAGGTAG
- a CDS encoding ComF family protein, with protein MYVDWLFPQPKPCAFCSRPAERGGRWPLCTECREEIGWIGETRCEQCGRHMEPFPEKARVAHCSDCVRFEGGVPVVNRAVVQYTPLAREVISLFKYRGRETLADVLGTMMADVVWREYESKEIDAVTYVPLHKRREEERGFNQAELLARVIGKKLRRPVVSTLVRTRDTPKQSRQPRQSRLMGMTGAFTLKSDLGHCGPLLIVDDVYTTGATLRACSRELLQGGCPQVLAVTFAR; from the coding sequence GTGTATGTAGACTGGCTGTTTCCGCAACCGAAGCCGTGTGCTTTTTGTTCCCGCCCAGCTGAGAGGGGCGGGAGATGGCCGCTCTGCACTGAATGCCGGGAGGAGATCGGATGGATCGGTGAGACGCGTTGTGAACAGTGCGGTCGACACATGGAGCCGTTTCCGGAGAAGGCGAGAGTAGCGCACTGTTCCGATTGCGTCCGCTTCGAAGGAGGGGTGCCCGTGGTGAACCGCGCCGTTGTGCAGTACACGCCCCTAGCGCGCGAAGTGATCAGTCTATTCAAATACCGCGGGCGGGAGACGTTAGCAGATGTTCTGGGGACGATGATGGCGGACGTGGTGTGGCGGGAATACGAAAGTAAAGAGATCGACGCCGTCACGTACGTTCCGCTGCACAAAAGGCGAGAAGAGGAGCGGGGCTTTAACCAGGCCGAATTGTTAGCCCGCGTCATCGGCAAAAAGTTGCGCCGTCCAGTCGTCAGTACGTTAGTCCGCACGAGGGATACGCCGAAACAGAGCCGACAACCGAGGCAAAGCCGCTTGATGGGGATGACGGGAGCCTTTACGTTGAAAAGCGACTTAGGACACTGCGGTCCGCTGTTAATCGTCGACGATGTCTACACGACGGGGGCGACGTTGCGCGCCTGTTCCCGTGAGTTGTTGCAAGGAGGTTGTCCCCAGGTGCTGGCGGTGACGTTTGCGCGTTGA
- a CDS encoding S8 family serine peptidase — translation MVKQCIRTAGMMLFIFILNACSLGEPDQVGQEPAEKPTETREWVVKWNGEPDPAFLETVDVLRKNDEDQTMLVKVHEDVDQEKWRAEWLLHDQVEYIQPNFQYKLNNETVDERGEAPSAAAKEPSPDYFLRQTSAVEAWDVWKPKKEVVIAVIDTGVDLDHPLIAPHIVNPMNIAYPGEGAEDITVEDIQRPEERGKTAEEIDAMYAESGVYNDYEERLGAVGHGTGVVGVLLQMLGLVDGENPVESTETTAKIMPIKVMGYHDGEKKGGSDFDMSEAIRMAVNRGADIISLSLGDWAYSKNARDAVEYAEESGVLVVAAAGNRQGATNEPIFYPAAFPTVLAVGGVTADGVFDVYSNHGTGLDLVAPDEHIWTTGNRDGERFRLVDGNSFSTPQVTAVAAMVMQQHPTMSPAQVRNLLRQTADTDVHGWNEQTGYGRVNAFRALTEAPQPDIYEENETQDTAARVSINARAEAVLNRPDDEDWFVFDVPNLSDALDFHVKVRLEMPRSLESGVEVRIKQPGKETFVTYTLERSDEVLLTLRPGETYVNVRFHESEPSRFLAYALETEVLMSPDLYEDNDQQWHAHELDLDEATLVEGTFHTEGDDDWYRLRTPEGGNLYVDVSAASPRTDLVLFVQQLGGSGVLVDENGPTGREQLQIRAEAGGIYYVRVSDLNMHPTVGKYDLAVHYEPLVNDVSEPNDRSDQARHLSHPSTPVESSLHSAADYDWYQLTVPRESDVTVRIDGLEEAVRAEVTVYDEERMALERREIAPGDKSLSWTETLPEGRYYIRVRRLSGEQATPYTITYFLE, via the coding sequence ATGGTGAAACAGTGCATCCGGACCGCTGGCATGATGCTCTTCATTTTTATACTGAACGCTTGCAGTTTAGGCGAACCGGATCAGGTGGGACAGGAGCCGGCAGAGAAGCCGACAGAAACGCGCGAGTGGGTCGTCAAATGGAACGGCGAGCCTGATCCGGCTTTTCTGGAAACGGTAGATGTGTTGCGCAAGAATGATGAAGATCAAACGATGCTGGTAAAGGTTCACGAGGATGTCGATCAAGAAAAGTGGCGGGCCGAATGGCTGCTCCACGATCAAGTGGAGTATATTCAACCGAATTTCCAGTATAAATTAAACAACGAAACGGTAGATGAACGAGGGGAGGCTCCTTCAGCAGCGGCGAAGGAGCCTTCTCCCGATTATTTTTTGCGACAGACGTCCGCTGTCGAAGCGTGGGACGTGTGGAAACCGAAGAAAGAAGTGGTCATCGCCGTCATCGACACGGGAGTGGATTTGGACCATCCGCTCATTGCCCCGCACATCGTCAACCCGATGAATATCGCTTACCCTGGCGAGGGGGCGGAAGATATTACGGTAGAGGACATCCAAAGGCCAGAGGAGCGAGGAAAGACAGCCGAAGAAATTGACGCGATGTATGCAGAGAGCGGCGTCTACAACGACTACGAAGAACGGCTCGGAGCAGTCGGCCATGGCACGGGGGTCGTCGGGGTCTTGTTGCAAATGTTGGGGTTGGTCGATGGAGAAAATCCGGTCGAATCGACAGAGACGACAGCCAAAATTATGCCGATCAAAGTGATGGGGTACCACGACGGTGAGAAGAAAGGCGGGTCCGACTTTGACATGTCAGAGGCGATCCGTATGGCAGTAAATCGAGGGGCAGACATTATATCCCTCTCCCTCGGCGACTGGGCGTATTCAAAAAACGCGCGGGATGCCGTAGAGTATGCAGAGGAGTCCGGAGTGCTAGTCGTGGCGGCTGCCGGAAACCGACAGGGGGCGACCAATGAACCGATCTTTTATCCTGCCGCTTTCCCCACTGTGCTCGCCGTTGGAGGCGTGACGGCCGACGGGGTGTTTGACGTCTACTCCAATCACGGGACAGGCCTCGATCTGGTGGCACCGGACGAACACATTTGGACGACGGGCAATCGGGACGGAGAACGGTTCCGCCTTGTAGACGGGAACTCCTTTTCAACGCCACAAGTGACAGCTGTGGCAGCGATGGTGATGCAACAGCACCCCACCATGTCACCGGCTCAAGTGCGCAATTTACTGCGCCAAACGGCAGACACGGATGTCCACGGGTGGAACGAACAGACGGGTTATGGACGGGTGAACGCCTTTCGCGCGTTGACGGAAGCGCCTCAGCCCGACATTTATGAAGAAAATGAAACGCAGGACACGGCGGCACGCGTTTCGATTAATGCCAGAGCCGAAGCGGTACTGAATCGTCCCGACGATGAAGACTGGTTTGTGTTTGACGTTCCGAATTTGAGTGACGCTCTCGATTTTCACGTAAAAGTGCGGCTGGAGATGCCCCGTTCGTTAGAAAGCGGTGTCGAGGTGCGCATCAAACAGCCGGGGAAGGAAACGTTCGTCACGTATACGCTGGAGCGTTCAGACGAGGTACTGCTGACGTTGAGACCGGGTGAGACGTATGTGAACGTCCGTTTTCACGAGAGTGAGCCTTCCCGATTCCTCGCCTACGCGCTGGAGACGGAGGTGCTCATGTCTCCGGATCTGTACGAGGACAACGACCAGCAGTGGCATGCACACGAGTTAGACCTGGATGAGGCAACGCTCGTCGAAGGGACGTTTCATACAGAAGGGGACGATGATTGGTACCGCCTCAGGACACCAGAGGGCGGCAATTTGTACGTGGACGTGTCAGCTGCTTCGCCGCGCACCGATCTCGTTCTGTTCGTACAGCAACTGGGGGGCAGTGGCGTACTCGTCGACGAAAACGGGCCTACCGGAAGGGAACAGTTGCAAATCCGGGCCGAAGCCGGCGGGATTTACTACGTTCGCGTCAGCGATCTGAACATGCACCCCACCGTGGGCAAGTACGATTTGGCCGTCCATTACGAGCCCCTCGTCAACGACGTCAGCGAGCCGAACGACCGATCCGATCAGGCGCGGCATTTGTCCCATCCGTCGACTCCGGTTGAATCTTCCCTTCACAGTGCTGCAGACTACGACTGGTACCAGTTGACCGTGCCACGGGAATCGGACGTGACAGTGCGCATCGACGGTCTGGAAGAGGCGGTTCGGGCGGAAGTCACCGTGTACGACGAGGAGAGGATGGCACTAGAGCGTCGCGAGATCGCCCCTGGCGACAAATCCCTCAGCTGGACGGAGACACTGCCGGAAGGGCGGTACTACATCCGCGTTCGACGCCTGTCCGGAGAACAAGCCACTCCGTATACGATCACCTATTTTTTGGAATAG